From the genome of Pontibacillus halophilus JSM 076056 = DSM 19796:
CCCCATCAATGCATCCGTTTTAAAGACTGGCTTTATAGTTGTTTAAAAATTTCGACATTTTCACGTATAAATGTTTTAATTGAGTTGCGTAACTCTCCCAAGTACGTGCCAATCTTCTTCAACCCGAATGCGATTAGTACAGGAATCATCCACATTTAACTGCAATGAACATTCGTCTTCAATCCCCTTAGCAATCATTAAAGAGGCTTCTCGATTTGGATTGTACGTCGTGTTTATAGAGACATGAGTCGCACCTTTAAATCTCTGAAAAGCATCATCATCTAAAGCACAATCAAAAAACGATACATGTATGGCGTCACATGTGTGTTGTTGACCATTTCCAAAAAATATGGAATCGTGCCTCGTGGCCATGAACGTTTGGTATGAGGTCATATCCCTCCAAAAAGCTAAAATCGTTACTTCACTGGGAAAATTGGCATGATAGCCTCCGAGTTGTGCATAGAATCCTTCAATGGTGGATAGGTCTTCCCATTTTCGTTGAAGTTCATGAAATTCCTCTCGCTTTGACGTTGGCACTTTGCATTGAATAACCTTTAAAATCAACAAAATACCTCCTCTAACCATGATTTAGATACTTGTTAATCGATCCATGTGGCGAGGTTCGGTGCGTTTTCGTATTGAAAGAGTAAGTCAACTTGTGATGGGGTTACCCGCCCTAGTGACAATGGTGGAAGTTCGTGTCTACTGAAGAACTGTACGTCACTTGTTTCCATACTGGTAGATGGATTTCCTCCTACAATCTCACATTCTATGAATAACTTGTAATATTGAAAGATTTCCGCAGGGTGAGGGTGCTTAAACTTATCAAGCACAGCTAACAATCGTACTGGGACCGTTTCATAGCCACTCTCTTCATAGAGTTCCTTCACAACATTCTCCTTTGGGGAATATCCAATATCGCAATATCCACCAGGGAGTGTCCAGCGACCATCACTTCTCTCTTTCACTAAGAGAATTTGCCCTTCATGAAAGACCACTCCGCGAACATCTACCTTAGGCGTTTGATATCCCTTTTCTTGTGTGTACAATTGAAGCACAGACTGCATCTCATGCTCCGAATGTTGTTCAATAATCTCTGCGCTAAGTTGAAGTAGCTCTTCGTATCTTCCTTTGTCAAATGGATCCTTCGCGTAGGTCAGGCCTGCTTGAGATATAGACTGAATTTGTTGCGCCCATTGAAGCCACTTCATCGTTGCAGGTGTCTTGTATTCTGCCATCCTTTCACATCCTCTGAAATCTTATTTACCCTTCGTTACTTCAAGACTTGTAATGGGTAATTTAATGCCGATACATTTACCATATCATACCATCACAAACCTGGACATGATGAACATTACAGAAATTAAAAGACGAAAACGGACCAACCTGTGTTGATCAATGCTGTCCGACTAGTCTCATGTTTATTAGCGGGGTAAGGACAATAGTCTGATTGATCAATTCATAAATAAAGCAATAAGGCTCTCCGAAGAGGACTTTATTGCTTTAGCTGCTTTGCCATTATGTATTCATCATAGTAGTGTCCATCAATATAGAGCGAGTTCCTTATTGTTCCTTCAATCTCAAAACCTCGCTGGTTATACAACTTAATCGCAGGTTCATTTGCTGTCACAACATGTAACTCTAATCTTGTAATCATATGAGAAACTGCCCAATCCTCAACATAAGAAAGGAGAGCTCTTCTATATCCCTTACGGTGATGATGGGATCGTATTCCGAGGGCGATTTGTCCTATATGTTGTTTACGTTTAGGCTTTCCCCCAATAACGAACAAATAAAAAAAGAGCGTAACATTTTGTCACGCTCCATTCTCCTTATACTAAGAACATTCCAGCGATACTTGCGGACAACAAGTTAGCTAAGGAAGCTGCAACAACCGCCCGTAAACCTAAATGGGCGATATCTTTTCTTCGCTCAGGAGCTAAACTTCCTAACGCCCCGAGTTGAACTCCAATTCCAGACAAACTTCCGAAACCTGTAAGAGCAAAGGTTGTGACAACCTCTGCCTTCTTACTCATTTCAGGACTTACTTCCCCGAAGTTTGAGAAGGCAACAAATTCATTCAACACGAGCTTCTGTCCAATAAAGCCAGCAGATTGTACAGCTTCCTGGAAGGGAACCCCAACGGCAAAGGCAAGAGGTGCAATCGCATAGCCAAGAATCTTCTCTAAAGTGAGCTGAAGGCCAAACCAACTTCCAACAACCCCCAACAAACCATTCACAAGAGCCAACAAAGCTATAAATGATAATAAGATGGCTGCAATATTAACAGCTAACTTTAGACCTGTTGTTGCACCAGAAGCAGCAGCGTCAAAGATATTCGCAGCATCATGATCATCAAGAGTGGCACCATCTTGAGTAGCAATTTCTTCAACCTCTGGCACAAACAATTTGGCTAATACAAGCGCGGCTGGAGCAGCCATAAAGGATGCTGCAATGAGATATTCAACGCTCACACCTAGTAGGGAGTACCCGACAAGGACAGAACCCGCTATAGACGTGAAACCTCCCGTCATAACGGCGAACAACTCAGATTTCGTCATTGACTTAATAAAGGGACGAATCAGTAACGGTGCTTCTGTCTGCCCGACAAAGATGTTACCTGCTGCATTTATACTTTCCGCTTTACTCGTACCTAGAACTTTGGAAAGAAATCCACCAATAACAAGAATTACCTTCTGCATAATCCCTAAATGGTATAAGACAGCAATAAGTGAGCTAAAGAAAATAATCGTTGGCAATACTTCGAAAGCGAACATCATCCCCACACCATCGTGATTGACCAGTGGTCCATACAAGAACTGGATTCCTTCTGAAGTATAACTCATTAATTGGTCGACAGCTTTAGACATTGATTGAAGCAATGACTGCCCCCAAGAAGTGGCAAAAACAATAAAAGCGAACATCACCTGAATGGCTAGTCCGCCAAATACCGTTCTCCAATTTATGGAGCTGCGGTTATTGGAAAGTGCATATGCAAGAATAAAAATAGTGGCCATTCCACCAATTCCCCAAAGAATGTTGCCCATGATGGTTCCTCTCTTTCTCTTAGATGTCTCCATGGAGTCTATGTATACGTTAGCTAACAATAAGGTCTGATATCAGAATCAATAAAGTAATAATCTATCACCTGACTAACTGGTTTGCAACAGTTTTTTTCTTTTTATACTGAGAGACCAAAAAAAGCATGTCCTGCCCAAGACGTTCAATCTTGAACAAATACATGCTTTCATCATCAATCTACTATTTAGTTTAGTTTCTTAAGTACATCTTCAATAAATGCGGTTTTTTCGTCTACATAACGCCTTTTGTCTTGCTTGTTTGCGACGGATAAATTCAATTTAAGACGTTCATATTCGGAACGTGCACGGGCGTCCTGATTTAAGAAATCCCTGAACTTTAGTTGGGCCTCTAAGTGTTCACTTCCTGCTTCAAACAGATGAATTTCATGGGTTACAGGCGAACCTTTAATGAAATAATGGCGTTCAGGGTAGACATTCTCTCCCTCGTATACATAGCCAATCTCCTCTAAGGAAGCAATACATGTCATCCCAGCTTCATAGTTTGGAACTTCAATTGCAATATCGATAATAGGCATAGAGCTTAGCTGCTTCACAGCCGTACTCCCGATATGGTGAATCTTTATCGAGTCAACAGGCAACTGCTGTTCAATCTTCTTCTTTTCGTGATGATATTCCTCTTCCCAGCTTCCTGACCACGGGTGCAAATACACTTCATCTTTCGGCAAACCAAACATACAGATTCCACTCCTTTCAACCTTCCTTTCTTAGTAAATTGTACCCGACCAAGAAAGATTAGAAACAAATGGAAGCGCATCGTTCCAACGAAGCGATAGATTGGTATAACATAATCGGTGTAAGCAGCACCAATGCTTCCTTCGGTGATTAATATCTTGATAGGAATGGCAAGAATCAACAATGACCATCGCGCTCCTTTGTACGATGGTTCAGTACA
Proteins encoded in this window:
- a CDS encoding YdbC family protein is translated as MILKVIQCKVPTSKREEFHELQRKWEDLSTIEGFYAQLGGYHANFPSEVTILAFWRDMTSYQTFMATRHDSIFFGNGQQHTCDAIHVSFFDCALDDDAFQRFKGATHVSINTTYNPNREASLMIAKGIEDECSLQLNVDDSCTNRIRVEEDWHVLGRVTQLN
- a CDS encoding NUDIX hydrolase: MAEYKTPATMKWLQWAQQIQSISQAGLTYAKDPFDKGRYEELLQLSAEIIEQHSEHEMQSVLQLYTQEKGYQTPKVDVRGVVFHEGQILLVKERSDGRWTLPGGYCDIGYSPKENVVKELYEESGYETVPVRLLAVLDKFKHPHPAEIFQYYKLFIECEIVGGNPSTSMETSDVQFFSRHELPPLSLGRVTPSQVDLLFQYENAPNLATWID
- a CDS encoding GNAT family N-acetyltransferase; this encodes MFVIGGKPKRKQHIGQIALGIRSHHHRKGYRRALLSYVEDWAVSHMITRLELHVVTANEPAIKLYNQRGFEIEGTIRNSLYIDGHYYDEYIMAKQLKQ
- a CDS encoding NupC/NupG family nucleoside CNT transporter, whose product is MGNILWGIGGMATIFILAYALSNNRSSINWRTVFGGLAIQVMFAFIVFATSWGQSLLQSMSKAVDQLMSYTSEGIQFLYGPLVNHDGVGMMFAFEVLPTIIFFSSLIAVLYHLGIMQKVILVIGGFLSKVLGTSKAESINAAGNIFVGQTEAPLLIRPFIKSMTKSELFAVMTGGFTSIAGSVLVGYSLLGVSVEYLIAASFMAAPAALVLAKLFVPEVEEIATQDGATLDDHDAANIFDAAASGATTGLKLAVNIAAILLSFIALLALVNGLLGVVGSWFGLQLTLEKILGYAIAPLAFAVGVPFQEAVQSAGFIGQKLVLNEFVAFSNFGEVSPEMSKKAEVVTTFALTGFGSLSGIGVQLGALGSLAPERRKDIAHLGLRAVVAASLANLLSASIAGMFLV
- a CDS encoding GrpB family protein — protein: MFGLPKDEVYLHPWSGSWEEEYHHEKKKIEQQLPVDSIKIHHIGSTAVKQLSSMPIIDIAIEVPNYEAGMTCIASLEEIGYVYEGENVYPERHYFIKGSPVTHEIHLFEAGSEHLEAQLKFRDFLNQDARARSEYERLKLNLSVANKQDKRRYVDEKTAFIEDVLKKLN